One genomic region from Conexibacter woesei DSM 14684 encodes:
- a CDS encoding bile acid:sodium symporter family protein, which translates to MEDSILTTLLLPAALAIIMISLGLELTRADFRRVVQEPRGVTIGLVNLVLISPALAFGIAELFDLPAGLAVGLVLLGASPGGTMANVLTHLARGDTALSVTMTAISSLAAAITVPLFLELASRHFDAQALVGDVSMGGVVARVFLITLVPVAIGMTIRDRWPEWTANARPHVAKVAAGLFLLVVVSAVAAEHEKALDNLGEVAGAALALNVAAMTVSFTVSKLARLDDRRATAIALELGVHNATLAIAVGASLATVLTIPAAVYAMFMFITGGLFAKAMHRRNTRAAARAPAAV; encoded by the coding sequence ATGGAGGACTCGATCTTGACGACGCTGCTGCTGCCCGCCGCGCTGGCGATCATCATGATCAGCCTCGGCCTGGAGCTGACGCGGGCCGACTTCCGCCGCGTCGTGCAGGAGCCGCGCGGCGTCACGATCGGCCTCGTCAACCTCGTGCTGATCTCGCCCGCGCTCGCGTTCGGGATCGCCGAGCTGTTCGACCTCCCGGCCGGGCTCGCGGTCGGCCTCGTCCTGCTCGGCGCCTCGCCCGGCGGCACGATGGCCAACGTCCTCACGCACCTCGCGCGCGGCGACACGGCGCTGTCGGTCACGATGACGGCGATCTCCAGCCTCGCCGCGGCGATCACGGTCCCGCTCTTCCTCGAGCTGGCCTCGCGCCACTTCGACGCGCAGGCGCTCGTCGGCGACGTCTCGATGGGCGGCGTCGTCGCGCGCGTCTTCCTGATCACGCTCGTCCCCGTCGCGATCGGCATGACGATCCGCGACCGCTGGCCGGAGTGGACGGCGAACGCCCGCCCGCACGTGGCGAAGGTCGCGGCCGGCCTCTTCCTGCTCGTCGTCGTCTCCGCCGTCGCGGCCGAGCACGAGAAGGCGCTCGACAACCTCGGCGAGGTCGCCGGCGCCGCGCTCGCGCTTAACGTCGCGGCGATGACCGTCTCCTTCACCGTCTCCAAGCTCGCGCGCCTCGACGACCGCCGCGCGACCGCGATCGCGCTCGAGCTGGGCGTCCACAACGCCACGCTCGCGATCGCCGTCGGCGCGTCGCTCGCGACGGTCCTGACGATCCCCGCCGCCGTCTACGCGATGTTCATGTTCATCACCGGCGGCCTCTTCGCCAAGGCGATGCACCGCCGCAACACGCGCGCGGCGGCGCGCGCCCCGGCCGCGGTCTAG
- a CDS encoding rhomboid family intramembrane serine protease, which translates to MSYTPGPAPSSRPSRSTASTFTALGVLVALNVGAFAIQLASSPFDDTLDGSLAEHGGLNGWEVDHGDWYRIFTSAFLHANAAHLFGNLVALVILGGVLTLAAGPLRMVLVYATGLLGSAFSVLAFAPETLTVGASGAIFGLAGGALVVGWRQRRVLLLIFAAGWTVYALSSTLFVPGISQAGHLGGLVAGGIAGWLLVGERAQLRSESAAAGLVAALLVALFVGALVV; encoded by the coding sequence ATGAGCTACACGCCCGGGCCTGCTCCGTCGTCACGACCGTCGCGCTCGACCGCCTCGACGTTCACGGCGCTCGGCGTGCTGGTGGCGTTGAACGTCGGCGCCTTCGCGATCCAGCTCGCCAGCTCGCCGTTCGACGACACGCTCGACGGGAGCCTCGCCGAGCACGGCGGGCTGAACGGCTGGGAGGTCGACCACGGCGACTGGTACCGGATCTTCACGAGCGCGTTCCTGCACGCCAACGCCGCGCACCTGTTCGGCAACCTCGTCGCGCTCGTGATCCTCGGCGGCGTGCTGACGCTCGCGGCGGGGCCGCTGCGGATGGTGCTCGTCTACGCGACCGGTCTGCTCGGCAGCGCGTTCTCCGTGCTGGCGTTCGCGCCGGAGACCTTGACGGTCGGCGCGAGCGGCGCGATCTTCGGCCTCGCCGGCGGCGCGCTCGTCGTCGGCTGGCGCCAGCGGCGCGTGCTGCTGCTGATCTTCGCCGCCGGCTGGACGGTCTACGCGCTCAGCAGCACGCTGTTCGTGCCCGGGATCTCGCAGGCCGGTCACCTCGGCGGCCTCGTCGCAGGAGGGATCGCCGGCTGGCTGCTCGTCGGCGAGCGGGCGCAGCTGCGGTCGGAGAGCGCCGCGGCCGGCCTCGTCGCCGCGCTGCTCGTCGCGCTGTTCGTGGGAGCGCTGGTGGTGTAG
- a CDS encoding M23 family metallopeptidase codes for MRRGSGRARTPTRRRATAPRRVAPVAPAPAPTPAPDAPPVGGLFPVQGSYTFGGEDARFGAGRPGHIHQGQDVVAASGTPLVSPVTGTVTWKANQPGGAGIYLVIRGTADGRDYVFMHLLRGSVQAAQGDAVAAGQAIAQVGATGVASGPHLHFEIWVGGWQERGGAPVDPLPQLQAWAGGS; via the coding sequence GTGAGACGCGGCTCCGGAAGAGCGAGAACGCCGACGCGCAGAAGAGCGACCGCGCCGAGAAGAGTCGCGCCCGTCGCGCCCGCACCCGCTCCGACGCCGGCGCCTGACGCGCCGCCGGTCGGCGGACTGTTCCCCGTGCAGGGGTCGTACACCTTCGGCGGCGAGGACGCGCGCTTCGGCGCCGGGCGCCCCGGTCACATCCACCAGGGCCAGGACGTCGTCGCCGCGAGCGGGACCCCGCTCGTCTCGCCGGTGACTGGGACGGTGACGTGGAAGGCGAACCAGCCGGGCGGCGCCGGGATCTACCTCGTGATCCGCGGGACCGCGGACGGGCGCGACTACGTCTTCATGCATCTGCTGCGCGGGTCGGTGCAGGCCGCGCAGGGCGACGCGGTCGCGGCCGGGCAGGCGATCGCGCAGGTCGGCGCGACGGGCGTCGCGTCCGGGCCGCATCTGCACTTCGAGATCTGGGTCGGCGGCTGGCAGGAGAGAGGCGGCGCGCCGGTCGACCCGCTGCCGCAGCTGCAGGCCTGGGCGGGCGGCTCCTAG
- a CDS encoding DEAD/DEAH box helicase: MAAAPEIVEPWEALLARGRADERLVHESLVPPRPGRAAPMPRELHHEVTAALGRVGIGALHTHQRDALFAAMDGPMIVTTGTASGKSLCFNLPTLQMLHVDPRARALYLYPTKALAQDQARALAALRLEKLRPAIYDGDTPQIERRAIRRSANVVLTNPDMLHVGILPNHAAWGDFLANLAVVVVDEAHVYRGVFGSHVGNVLRRLRRIAAAYGTEPRFLLASATVANPLELAERLTGLDDITLVDEDGAPSAQRRIAMWNPPLLDETLGARASALSEAADLFADLVAAGARTICFMKSRKGVEIIMRSASARLRQGGHEDLVDRIAPYRAGYTAYQRRELEQRLTRGELRGVVATDALELGIDIGELDAAICVTFPGTVASLRQMWGRAGRRGRGLAVYIAGEDALDQFFCRHPDEFLERPVEAAILDHENDQIHAAHLLCAAHEGPLAPGDAEVLGPNWHEHAERLVGEGLLIERRGKFQLRAPEDFPAARVPLRSASTDIFTMIDAVNGEVIGTMEAARAFNTAHDGAVYLHMGRAYEVEQLDLHDRRALLAPFDGDWFTQPRRETMTSIERLIERRETMGVTLTFGNVIVTDLVVGYQRKSLVDHETIDFHSLDLPETAFTTQALWYELDDAVLGPDAFSDRLLGALHAAEHSQIAVLPLLAMCDRWDIGGLSTNAHPQTGRPTIFIYDGHPGGVGITRQGYRKFERLVRDAHRLVSECRCKHGCPSCIQSPKCGNLNEPLSKGGSAALMRRMLDTP; this comes from the coding sequence GTGGCTGCCGCCCCAGAGATCGTCGAGCCCTGGGAGGCGCTGCTCGCGCGCGGGCGCGCCGATGAGCGACTCGTGCACGAGTCGCTCGTGCCGCCGCGGCCGGGCCGGGCGGCGCCGATGCCGCGCGAGCTGCACCACGAGGTCACGGCCGCGCTCGGGCGCGTCGGGATCGGGGCGCTCCACACGCATCAGCGCGACGCGCTGTTCGCCGCGATGGACGGCCCGATGATCGTGACGACGGGGACCGCGTCGGGCAAGTCGCTCTGCTTCAACCTGCCGACGTTGCAGATGCTTCACGTCGACCCGCGCGCACGGGCGCTGTACCTGTACCCGACGAAGGCGCTGGCGCAGGACCAGGCGCGCGCGCTCGCGGCGCTGAGACTGGAGAAGCTGCGGCCGGCGATCTACGACGGCGACACGCCGCAGATCGAGCGCAGAGCGATCCGCAGATCGGCGAACGTCGTGCTGACGAACCCCGACATGCTGCACGTCGGGATCCTCCCCAACCACGCCGCGTGGGGCGACTTCCTCGCCAACCTCGCGGTCGTCGTGGTCGACGAGGCGCACGTCTACCGCGGGGTCTTCGGCTCCCACGTCGGCAACGTCCTGCGGCGGCTGCGGCGGATCGCCGCCGCCTACGGGACCGAGCCGCGCTTCCTGCTCGCGAGCGCGACGGTCGCCAACCCGCTGGAGCTGGCGGAACGGCTGACGGGGCTGGACGACATCACGCTCGTCGACGAGGACGGCGCGCCGTCCGCGCAGCGGCGGATCGCGATGTGGAACCCGCCGCTGTTGGACGAGACGCTCGGCGCGCGCGCCTCGGCACTGAGCGAGGCGGCCGACCTGTTCGCCGACCTCGTCGCGGCCGGCGCGCGGACGATCTGCTTCATGAAGTCGCGCAAGGGCGTCGAGATCATCATGCGGTCGGCGAGCGCGCGGCTGCGCCAGGGCGGTCACGAGGATCTGGTCGACCGGATCGCGCCGTACCGCGCCGGCTACACCGCCTACCAGCGCCGCGAGCTGGAGCAGCGGCTGACGAGAGGCGAGCTGCGCGGCGTCGTCGCGACCGACGCGCTGGAGCTGGGGATCGACATCGGCGAGCTGGACGCCGCGATCTGCGTCACCTTCCCGGGAACGGTCGCGTCGCTGAGACAGATGTGGGGTCGCGCGGGCCGGCGCGGGCGCGGGCTGGCGGTCTACATCGCCGGCGAGGACGCGCTCGACCAGTTCTTCTGCCGCCATCCGGACGAGTTCCTGGAGCGACCGGTGGAGGCGGCGATCCTCGACCACGAGAACGACCAGATCCACGCCGCGCACCTGCTGTGCGCGGCGCACGAGGGACCGCTCGCGCCAGGCGACGCGGAGGTGCTCGGGCCGAACTGGCACGAGCACGCCGAGCGGCTGGTCGGGGAAGGGCTGCTGATCGAGCGGCGCGGGAAGTTCCAGCTGCGCGCGCCGGAGGACTTCCCCGCCGCGCGCGTGCCGCTGCGCTCCGCCTCGACCGACATCTTCACGATGATCGACGCCGTCAACGGCGAGGTGATCGGCACGATGGAGGCCGCGCGCGCGTTCAACACCGCGCACGACGGCGCTGTCTATCTGCACATGGGGCGCGCGTACGAGGTCGAGCAGCTCGACCTGCACGACCGGCGCGCGCTGCTGGCACCGTTCGACGGCGACTGGTTCACGCAGCCGCGGCGCGAGACGATGACGTCGATCGAGCGCCTGATCGAGCGGCGCGAGACGATGGGCGTGACGCTGACGTTCGGCAACGTGATCGTCACCGACCTCGTCGTCGGCTACCAGAGAAAGTCGCTCGTCGACCACGAGACGATCGACTTCCACTCGCTCGACCTGCCCGAGACAGCGTTCACGACGCAGGCGCTCTGGTACGAGCTGGACGACGCGGTGCTCGGGCCGGACGCGTTCTCGGACCGGCTGCTGGGCGCGCTGCACGCCGCCGAGCACTCGCAGATCGCCGTGCTGCCGCTGCTGGCGATGTGCGACCGCTGGGACATCGGCGGCCTCTCCACAAACGCCCACCCGCAGACCGGGCGGCCGACGATCTTCATCTACGACGGCCACCCCGGCGGCGTCGGGATCACGCGCCAGGGCTACCGCAAGTTCGAGCGGCTCGTGCGCGACGCGCACCGGCTCGTGTCCGAGTGCAGATGCAAGCACGGCTGCCCGTCGTGCATCCAGTCGCCGAAGTGCGGCAACCTCAACGAGCCGCTGTCGAAGGGCGGCTCGGCGGCGCTGATGCGCCGCATGCTCGACACGCCGTAG